GGTCCTGGCCATGAAGCGGCAGGTGCTCGGCTTCGCGATGCCGGGCTTCGAGCTGCGCGGCTTCCGCGAGCGGGCGATCACCATCGCCGCGGCCGGCATCTATGACCTCCGCATCCATCACGACCAGGTGCTCTGCCCGGTGCTGCTCAGGCACTGGAGGCTGCGTGAGCTCCGCGGGCTGAGCGACGAGGCGGAGCGGGCGCGCGAGGCCGTGCTCACCTTCCTCGAGAGCCTGGGTGGCGCGAGCGCGAACGCGGCGCAGGGCCAGAACGCGGCCCCCGCCAACGCGTGCGCGTGAGGTCGACCTTGCCGTGGCGATCGAAGCGCACCCCCTCGCTCTCGAGGAGCTCGCGCTGGATGTCGGCCCAGAAGCCGTCCCGATGGCTGCAGCGGCCAGCGGCACTGATGACGCGCTGCCACGGCACGAGGTCGCGCAGCG
This DNA window, taken from Deltaproteobacteria bacterium, encodes the following:
- a CDS encoding MGMT family protein is translated as MPRASTGPPPFHRLVYRLVRRIPRGRVATYGQVAALLGRPRGGRAVGTALGALPGALRDLVPWQRVISAAGRCSHRDGFWADIQRELLESEGVRFDRHGKVDLTRTRWRGPRSGPAPRSRSRHPGSRGR